In Nicotiana tabacum cultivar K326 chromosome 11, ASM71507v2, whole genome shotgun sequence, a single window of DNA contains:
- the LOC107805201 gene encoding uncharacterized protein LOC107805201 isoform X2, which yields MAGNGRFNLTSAGSDSGFIGNYTNGPKGSYTGPTMDRFGSFRESSDTRIFGSGKGASRGTGAAMGDLPSLSQCLMLEPIVMGDQKYTRSGELRRMLGVTVGSTSEDNSFGAAHLKSTLPVSVEELKRFRDSVAETCNKASGRAKKFDECLHKLSKFSEGMISKKQQRNDQLTNERLGGSSMKMGTQIHRGPSDPVTQKIEERPKNSTLNKRVRTSVAETRAEYRNSALSRLPMIVKDRDMLKDSNVDSDMAEEKIRRLPAGGEGWDKKMKRKRSVGAVISRPSDNDGEPKRMLHHRLTSDPVLSPSDSHGFRPGISSGAGSSNKSDGSSPAGPNARSMLKNEQDKAAHSKDPTAGLNKERVLAKGSIKLNSREENHAVCPSPITKGKASRAPRSGSLAAASSPSNIPRLPGTSESWEQPPNVNKNLAVGGATNRKRPLPTGSSSPPITQWIGQRPQKISRTRRANLISPVSNQDEVEVPSEACSPSDFGARLTPGVTSGSILSKAANNVTQNLKVKAESILSPARLSESEESGAGEDRLKEKGGSTCEGEEKIVNTVQSNGISTSHMKKNKFLVKEEIGDGVRRQGRSGRGSAFSRSSISPKREKFENQVTAKPLRNSRPASEKHGSKSGRPLKKHLERKGFSRLGNSLSSGSPDFTGYIFGAVPGESDDDREELLVAAKLAYNASFHACSSAFWKKVDRLFASVSSEEKSYLLEQLKSAEESHTNLYQTINHTNGVLDDHDETVEKNRCIKNHNGSKVSSDTQLVDQFHDSILSAKFDSDRIFDKVTPLYQRVLSALILEEDIEECEENGFDIFTSPQNGPETLLHGACINNSQTRKMNRTEAEYGTDFDSQLKKNGTGNEFVSCNGYSAYRRNPDVRGPPYSDEMSRGDNGYLHSNVGLFVGLSECDPDVPQRLQISSFGVSSFERQYAEMALDDKLLLELQSVGLYIEPVPDLDDKEDEVINQEIMQLERGLCQEIGKKKAYMEKVSKALQEGKDVHGWDPEQIAMHKLVELAYRKLLATRGSLASKNGVPKVSKQVALAFAKRTLSRCRKFEDTRASCFSEPVLHDIIFAAPPRINEADLLAREAVGSCPVSADGVLVDPYERFNHQSDQVFAKNGPILNRGKKKEVLLDDVGAAFRATSTLGGTLLGGAKGKRSERDRDSLSRNTNAKAGRSLGNSKGERKTKSKPKQKTAQLSTSVNGSFNKFMEITTHPVYPSANGSGELVNTSGNRKREGDVNSSREKKESADSMNVPLNDIDAIEELGVESELGAPQDFNTWFNFDVDGLQDHDCVGLEIPMDDLSELNMF from the exons ATGGCTGGAAATGGGAGATTTAACTTGACTTCAGCTGGCAGTGACTCGGGTTTTATTGGAAACTACACCAATGGACCTAAGGGGAGCTATACTGGTCCCACTATGGACAGGTTTGGGAGCTTCAGAGAGAGTTCAGACACCCGTATATTTGGTTCAGGGAAGGGTGCATCCCGGGGGACCGGTGCAGCCATGGGTGATTTGCCATCCCTGTCACAGTGCTTGATGCTGGAGCCGATTGTAATGGGCGACCAAAAATATACTCGTTCAGGTGAGTTAAGGAGAATGTTGGGCGTTACTGTTGGGAGTACTTCAGAAGACAATTCTTTTGGTGCTGCTCATTTGAAGTCTACACTTCCTGTGTCTGTGGAAGAATTAAAGAGGTTCAGAGATAGTGTTGCAGAGACATGCAACAAAGCCAG TGGTAGAGCTAAAAAGTTTGACGAATGCTTGCATAAGCTGTCAAAATTTTCtgaaggcatgatttctaagaaGCAACAGAGGAATGATCAGTTAACAAATGAGAGATTAGGTGGTTCAAGCATGAAGATGGGAACACAGATACATCGAGGCCCTTCAGACCCTGTAACACAGAAGATAGAGGAGCGGCCTAAAAATAGTACTCTGAACAAGCGTGTACGCACATCAGTGGCAGAAACTCGG GCGGAGTACCGGAATAGTGCTCTATCCAGGCTGCCTATGATAGTAAAGGACCGGGACATGTTAAAAGATAGTAATGTTGATTCTGATATGGCTGAAGAAAAGATTCGGAGATTGCCAGCTGGAGGTGAAGGTTGGGACAAGAAGATGAAAAGGAAACGTTCAGTTGGTGCTGTCATTTCTAGGCCCTCGGACAACGATGGAGAGCCTAAACGAATGCTGCATCATAGACTTACCAGCGATCCTGTTCTGTCACCTTCTGATTCCCATGGTTTCAG GCCGGGAATATCAAGCGGTGCTGGTAGCAGTAATAAGTCAGATGGCTCATCACCTGCTGGTCCTAATGCTCGTTCAATGCTTAAAAATGAACAGGACAAGGCTGCTCATTCTAAGGATCCAACTGCTGGTCTGAATAAAGAACGGGTGTTGGCAAAAGGCAGCATTAA GTTAAATAGTCGTGAGGAGAACCATGCTGTCTGTCCCAGTCCAATAACAAAAGGGAAGGCCTCAAGGGCACCACGAAGTGGCTCCCTTGCTGCTGCTAGTTCACCGTCTAACATTCCCCGTTTACCTGGAACATCGGAAAGCTGGGAACAGCCCCCAAATGTCAACAAAAATCTGGCTGTAGGCGGGGCTACAAATCGCAAGCGTCCGTTGCCTACAGGATCCTCGTCTCCGCCCATAACCCAATGGATTGGTCAGAGGCCTCAAAAAATATCTCGTACAAGGAGGGCTAATCTTATCTCACCAGTTTCAAACCAGGACGAGGTGGAGGTGCCATCCGAGGCATGTTCACCTTCTGATTTTGGAGCTAGGTTAACTCCTGGTGTAACAAGTGGTTCTATTCTTTCAAAGGCTGCCAACAATGTTACGCAAAACCTTAAAGTTAAAGCTGAAAGTATTTTATCCCCTGCCAGACTCTCTGAAAGTGAAGAATCTGGTGCTGGTGAAGACAGATTAAAAGAAAAGGGTGGGAGTACTTGTGAAGGTGAAGAAAAAATTGTAAATACTGTTCAGAGTAATGGGATCTCTACCTCAcatatgaagaagaacaaattTCTTGTCAAAGAAGAAATAGGTGATGGCGTGCGAAGGCAAGGCCGAAGTGGAAGAGGCTCGGCATTTTCTAGGAGCAGCATTTCTCCTAAAAGGGAGAAGTTTGAAAATCAAGTCACAGCGAAACCACTTCGTAACTCACGGCCAGCTTCAGAAAAGCACGGAAG TAAGTCAGGCCGTCCTTTGAAAAAGCACTTGGAACGCAAAGGGTTCTCTCGTCTTGGGAATTCATTGAGCAGTGGTTCTCCGGATTTCACTG GTTATATTTTTGGTGCTGTCCCTG GGGAATCAGACGATGACCGTGAGGAGCTTCTAGTTGCTGCAAAATTGGCATATAATGCTAGTT TTCATGCTTGTTCAAGTGCATTCTGGAAGAAAGTGGATAGACTTTTTGCTTCTGTCAGTTCCGAAGAGAAATCCTACCTTCTAGAACAG CTGAAATCCGCGGAGGAATCTCATACCAATCTCTATCAAACAATAAACCATACCAATGGTGTTCTG GATGATCATGATGAAACTGTTGAGAAGAATAGATGCATCAAGAATCATAATGGCTCGAAAGTATCATCTGATACACAACTGGTCGATCAATTTCATGATTCTATCCTAAGTGCAAAATTTGATTCAGATAGAATTTTTGATAAAGTTACTCCACTTTACCAAAGAGTACTGTCAGCTCTAATTCTAGAGGAGGATATTGAAGAATGTGAAGAAAATGGGTTTGACATATTTACGTCGCCGCAAAATGGTCCAGAAACTTTATTACATGGTGCTTGTATCAATAATTCTCAGACTAGAAAAATGAATAGGACAGAAGCTGAGTACGGGACAGATTTTGATTCTCAGCTAAAGAAAAATGGGACTGGAAATGAGTTTGTTTCCTGCAATGGATATAGTGCATATCGTAGAAACCCTGATGTCCGAGGACCTCCATACAGTGATGAGATGTCACGAGGAGATAATGGATATTTGCATTCAAATGTTGGACTGTTTGTAGGCCTTTCCGAATGTGATCCAGATGTACCACAAAGGTTGCAGATTAGTAGTTTTGGTGTTTCCTCATTTGAACGTCAATATGCAGAGATGGCTCTTGATGATAAACTCTTGCTCGAGCTGCAGAGCGTTGGCCTCTATATTGAACCTGTG CCTGACTTAGATGATAAAGAAGATGAAGTGATCAACCAAGAAATTATGCAGCTGGAGAGGGGACTCTGTCAAGAG ATCGGTAAAAAGAAAGCATATATGGAGAAAGTATCTAAAGCACTTCAAGAAGGCAAGGACGTGCACGGATG GGACCCGGAGCAGATTGCAATGCATAAACTTGTTGAGCTGGCTTACAGAAAGCTCTTG GCGACTCGAGGAAGTCTAGCTTCCAAAAATGGGGTTCCTAAGGTGTCAAAGCAGGTTGCATTGGCTTTTGCAAAGAGAACACTTTCCAGGTGTCGGAAGTTTGAGGACACTAGAGCTAGTTGCTTTAGTGAGCCTGTGCTCCATGACATTATTTTTGCCGCTCCGCCTCGTATTAATGAGGCAGATCTTTTGGCTCGTGAAGCAGTTG GCTCATGCCCTGTTAGTGCTGATGGTGTTTTGGTTGATCCATATGAAAGGTTTAATCATCAATCTGATCAAGTTTTTGCTAAAAATGGGCCAATATTAAATAGAGGGAAGAAAAAAGAAGTACTGCTTGATGATGTTGGTGCTGCTTTCAGAGCCACTTCTACTCTTGGTGGAACTCTTCTCGGTGGTGCAAAAGGAAAGAGAAGTGAAAGAGATAGGGACTCTTTATCCAGAAATACAAATGCAAAAGCTGGACGGTCACTTGGGAACTCCAAGGGTGAGCGCAAGACAAAATCAAAGCCCAAGCAGAAGACAGCTCAGCTTTCTACATCCGTAAATGGATCTTTTAACAAATTCATGGAAATCACGACACATCCAGTTTACCCTTCTGCTAATGGTTCTGGAGAATTGGTCAATACAAGTGGTAACAGAAAAAGAGAGGGTGATGTTAATTCATCGAGGGAGAAGAAAGAATCTGCTGACAGCATGAATGTGCCACTGAATGACATTGATGCAATAGAAGAGCTAGGTGTAGAATCTGAGCTTGGGGCGCCTCAGGATTTCAATACTTGGTTCAACTTTGATGTTGATGGTTTGCAAGATCATGATTGTGTGGGGCTTGAAATACCAATGGATGACCTTTCCGAGCTAAATATGTTTTGA
- the LOC107805201 gene encoding uncharacterized protein LOC107805201 isoform X1 — MAGNGRFNLTSAGSDSGFIGNYTNGPKGSYTGPTMDRFGSFRESSDTRIFGSGKGASRGTGAAMGDLPSLSQCLMLEPIVMGDQKYTRSGELRRMLGVTVGSTSEDNSFGAAHLKSTLPVSVEELKRFRDSVAETCNKASGRAKKFDECLHKLSKFSEGMISKKQQRNDQLTNERLGGSSMKMGTQIHRGPSDPVTQKIEERPKNSTLNKRVRTSVAETRAEYRNSALSRLPMIVKDRDMLKDSNVDSDMAEEKIRRLPAGGEGWDKKMKRKRSVGAVISRPSDNDGEPKRMLHHRLTSDPVLSPSDSHGFRPGISSGAGSSNKSDGSSPAGPNARSMLKNEQDKAAHSKDPTAGLNKERVLAKGSIKLNSREENHAVCPSPITKGKASRAPRSGSLAAASSPSNIPRLPGTSESWEQPPNVNKNLAVGGATNRKRPLPTGSSSPPITQWIGQRPQKISRTRRANLISPVSNQDEVEVPSEACSPSDFGARLTPGVTSGSILSKAANNVTQNLKVKAESILSPARLSESEESGAGEDRLKEKGGSTCEGEEKIVNTVQSNGISTSHMKKNKFLVKEEIGDGVRRQGRSGRGSAFSRSSISPKREKFENQVTAKPLRNSRPASEKHGSKSGRPLKKHLERKGFSRLGNSLSSGSPDFTGYIFGAVPGESDDDREELLVAAKLAYNASFHACSSAFWKKVDRLFASVSSEEKSYLLEQLKSAEESHTNLYQTINHTNGVLDDHDETVEKNRCIKNHNGSKVSSDTQLVDQFHDSILSAKFDSDRIFDKVTPLYQRVLSALILEEDIEECEENGFDIFTSPQNGPETLLHGACINNSQTRKMNRTEAEYGTDFDSQLKKNGTGNEFVSCNGYSAYRRNPDVRGPPYSDEMSRGDNGYLHSNVGLFVGLSECDPDVPQRLQISSFGVSSFERQYAEMALDDKLLLELQSVGLYIEPVPDLDDKEDEVINQEIMQLERGLCQEIGKKKAYMEKVSKALQEGKDVHGWDPEQIAMHKLVELAYRKLLATRGSLASKNGVPKVSKQVALAFAKRTLSRCRKFEDTRASCFSEPVLHDIIFAAPPRINEADLLAREAVGNSSCPVSADGVLVDPYERFNHQSDQVFAKNGPILNRGKKKEVLLDDVGAAFRATSTLGGTLLGGAKGKRSERDRDSLSRNTNAKAGRSLGNSKGERKTKSKPKQKTAQLSTSVNGSFNKFMEITTHPVYPSANGSGELVNTSGNRKREGDVNSSREKKESADSMNVPLNDIDAIEELGVESELGAPQDFNTWFNFDVDGLQDHDCVGLEIPMDDLSELNMF, encoded by the exons ATGGCTGGAAATGGGAGATTTAACTTGACTTCAGCTGGCAGTGACTCGGGTTTTATTGGAAACTACACCAATGGACCTAAGGGGAGCTATACTGGTCCCACTATGGACAGGTTTGGGAGCTTCAGAGAGAGTTCAGACACCCGTATATTTGGTTCAGGGAAGGGTGCATCCCGGGGGACCGGTGCAGCCATGGGTGATTTGCCATCCCTGTCACAGTGCTTGATGCTGGAGCCGATTGTAATGGGCGACCAAAAATATACTCGTTCAGGTGAGTTAAGGAGAATGTTGGGCGTTACTGTTGGGAGTACTTCAGAAGACAATTCTTTTGGTGCTGCTCATTTGAAGTCTACACTTCCTGTGTCTGTGGAAGAATTAAAGAGGTTCAGAGATAGTGTTGCAGAGACATGCAACAAAGCCAG TGGTAGAGCTAAAAAGTTTGACGAATGCTTGCATAAGCTGTCAAAATTTTCtgaaggcatgatttctaagaaGCAACAGAGGAATGATCAGTTAACAAATGAGAGATTAGGTGGTTCAAGCATGAAGATGGGAACACAGATACATCGAGGCCCTTCAGACCCTGTAACACAGAAGATAGAGGAGCGGCCTAAAAATAGTACTCTGAACAAGCGTGTACGCACATCAGTGGCAGAAACTCGG GCGGAGTACCGGAATAGTGCTCTATCCAGGCTGCCTATGATAGTAAAGGACCGGGACATGTTAAAAGATAGTAATGTTGATTCTGATATGGCTGAAGAAAAGATTCGGAGATTGCCAGCTGGAGGTGAAGGTTGGGACAAGAAGATGAAAAGGAAACGTTCAGTTGGTGCTGTCATTTCTAGGCCCTCGGACAACGATGGAGAGCCTAAACGAATGCTGCATCATAGACTTACCAGCGATCCTGTTCTGTCACCTTCTGATTCCCATGGTTTCAG GCCGGGAATATCAAGCGGTGCTGGTAGCAGTAATAAGTCAGATGGCTCATCACCTGCTGGTCCTAATGCTCGTTCAATGCTTAAAAATGAACAGGACAAGGCTGCTCATTCTAAGGATCCAACTGCTGGTCTGAATAAAGAACGGGTGTTGGCAAAAGGCAGCATTAA GTTAAATAGTCGTGAGGAGAACCATGCTGTCTGTCCCAGTCCAATAACAAAAGGGAAGGCCTCAAGGGCACCACGAAGTGGCTCCCTTGCTGCTGCTAGTTCACCGTCTAACATTCCCCGTTTACCTGGAACATCGGAAAGCTGGGAACAGCCCCCAAATGTCAACAAAAATCTGGCTGTAGGCGGGGCTACAAATCGCAAGCGTCCGTTGCCTACAGGATCCTCGTCTCCGCCCATAACCCAATGGATTGGTCAGAGGCCTCAAAAAATATCTCGTACAAGGAGGGCTAATCTTATCTCACCAGTTTCAAACCAGGACGAGGTGGAGGTGCCATCCGAGGCATGTTCACCTTCTGATTTTGGAGCTAGGTTAACTCCTGGTGTAACAAGTGGTTCTATTCTTTCAAAGGCTGCCAACAATGTTACGCAAAACCTTAAAGTTAAAGCTGAAAGTATTTTATCCCCTGCCAGACTCTCTGAAAGTGAAGAATCTGGTGCTGGTGAAGACAGATTAAAAGAAAAGGGTGGGAGTACTTGTGAAGGTGAAGAAAAAATTGTAAATACTGTTCAGAGTAATGGGATCTCTACCTCAcatatgaagaagaacaaattTCTTGTCAAAGAAGAAATAGGTGATGGCGTGCGAAGGCAAGGCCGAAGTGGAAGAGGCTCGGCATTTTCTAGGAGCAGCATTTCTCCTAAAAGGGAGAAGTTTGAAAATCAAGTCACAGCGAAACCACTTCGTAACTCACGGCCAGCTTCAGAAAAGCACGGAAG TAAGTCAGGCCGTCCTTTGAAAAAGCACTTGGAACGCAAAGGGTTCTCTCGTCTTGGGAATTCATTGAGCAGTGGTTCTCCGGATTTCACTG GTTATATTTTTGGTGCTGTCCCTG GGGAATCAGACGATGACCGTGAGGAGCTTCTAGTTGCTGCAAAATTGGCATATAATGCTAGTT TTCATGCTTGTTCAAGTGCATTCTGGAAGAAAGTGGATAGACTTTTTGCTTCTGTCAGTTCCGAAGAGAAATCCTACCTTCTAGAACAG CTGAAATCCGCGGAGGAATCTCATACCAATCTCTATCAAACAATAAACCATACCAATGGTGTTCTG GATGATCATGATGAAACTGTTGAGAAGAATAGATGCATCAAGAATCATAATGGCTCGAAAGTATCATCTGATACACAACTGGTCGATCAATTTCATGATTCTATCCTAAGTGCAAAATTTGATTCAGATAGAATTTTTGATAAAGTTACTCCACTTTACCAAAGAGTACTGTCAGCTCTAATTCTAGAGGAGGATATTGAAGAATGTGAAGAAAATGGGTTTGACATATTTACGTCGCCGCAAAATGGTCCAGAAACTTTATTACATGGTGCTTGTATCAATAATTCTCAGACTAGAAAAATGAATAGGACAGAAGCTGAGTACGGGACAGATTTTGATTCTCAGCTAAAGAAAAATGGGACTGGAAATGAGTTTGTTTCCTGCAATGGATATAGTGCATATCGTAGAAACCCTGATGTCCGAGGACCTCCATACAGTGATGAGATGTCACGAGGAGATAATGGATATTTGCATTCAAATGTTGGACTGTTTGTAGGCCTTTCCGAATGTGATCCAGATGTACCACAAAGGTTGCAGATTAGTAGTTTTGGTGTTTCCTCATTTGAACGTCAATATGCAGAGATGGCTCTTGATGATAAACTCTTGCTCGAGCTGCAGAGCGTTGGCCTCTATATTGAACCTGTG CCTGACTTAGATGATAAAGAAGATGAAGTGATCAACCAAGAAATTATGCAGCTGGAGAGGGGACTCTGTCAAGAG ATCGGTAAAAAGAAAGCATATATGGAGAAAGTATCTAAAGCACTTCAAGAAGGCAAGGACGTGCACGGATG GGACCCGGAGCAGATTGCAATGCATAAACTTGTTGAGCTGGCTTACAGAAAGCTCTTG GCGACTCGAGGAAGTCTAGCTTCCAAAAATGGGGTTCCTAAGGTGTCAAAGCAGGTTGCATTGGCTTTTGCAAAGAGAACACTTTCCAGGTGTCGGAAGTTTGAGGACACTAGAGCTAGTTGCTTTAGTGAGCCTGTGCTCCATGACATTATTTTTGCCGCTCCGCCTCGTATTAATGAGGCAGATCTTTTGGCTCGTGAAGCAGTTGGTAATA GCTCATGCCCTGTTAGTGCTGATGGTGTTTTGGTTGATCCATATGAAAGGTTTAATCATCAATCTGATCAAGTTTTTGCTAAAAATGGGCCAATATTAAATAGAGGGAAGAAAAAAGAAGTACTGCTTGATGATGTTGGTGCTGCTTTCAGAGCCACTTCTACTCTTGGTGGAACTCTTCTCGGTGGTGCAAAAGGAAAGAGAAGTGAAAGAGATAGGGACTCTTTATCCAGAAATACAAATGCAAAAGCTGGACGGTCACTTGGGAACTCCAAGGGTGAGCGCAAGACAAAATCAAAGCCCAAGCAGAAGACAGCTCAGCTTTCTACATCCGTAAATGGATCTTTTAACAAATTCATGGAAATCACGACACATCCAGTTTACCCTTCTGCTAATGGTTCTGGAGAATTGGTCAATACAAGTGGTAACAGAAAAAGAGAGGGTGATGTTAATTCATCGAGGGAGAAGAAAGAATCTGCTGACAGCATGAATGTGCCACTGAATGACATTGATGCAATAGAAGAGCTAGGTGTAGAATCTGAGCTTGGGGCGCCTCAGGATTTCAATACTTGGTTCAACTTTGATGTTGATGGTTTGCAAGATCATGATTGTGTGGGGCTTGAAATACCAATGGATGACCTTTCCGAGCTAAATATGTTTTGA